TGCCCACGGGAAAGGTGACGACTGATGGCATACGACATGCAGGGCGCTTCGGACGGAAGCTCGATCTACCTCGGAATGCCATTCGACCTGGACCCGGACGCACCCGAACGGCGCGATCAGGACTTTGAGGCGCCGCAACGCCGGACCATGGGCGCCGGGACAACGGGTCTTGCCGTGACCGATGTCGACCACAAGGACCGCCTCAACATGATGCGAACCGGCCAACTCGGGTCGGTGCACTCCTGGGAGCTAGTTACAGCCGTGGACGGCCCGGGCACTCGCATGACGGTCTTCATGGCAGGATGCCCGCTGCGCTGCCTGTATTGCCACAATCCGGATACCTTCAAGATGAAGGACGGCGAACCCGTTACGGCCGACACTCTCATCAAGAAGCTCAAGCGATACCGCCCGGTTTTCAAGGCCACCGGGGGCGGGGTGACGCTTTCTGGCGGCGAGGTGTTGATGCAACCCCGGTTCGCCGCCACCATCCTCAAGGGCGCGCACGATCTGGGCATCCACACATGCATCGACACCTCCGGTTACCTGGGCGCGAACTGCACCGACGAGATGCTGCAGAACATTGACCTGGTCCTGCTGGACGTGAAATCGGGCATCCCCGAGACCTATAAGGCAACCACCGGCCGGGAATTGCAGCCAACGATCGATTTTGGGGACCGGCTCGCGGCCGCGGGCATCGAGGTGTGGGCGCGGTTTGTGCTGGTCCCCGGCCTGACGGATGCCTACGACAACGTCGAAGCGGTTGCCGACATCATCGCGCGGTGGCCAGATAACGTGTCCCGCGTCGAGGTACTTCCCTTCCACCAAATGGGGCGCGACAAGTGGGAATCTCTCGGATACAAGTACCAGCTTGAGGACACCGAACCCCCCGAGCCGGAACTCGTGGAGCGAGTACGCGACCAGTTCCGGGCGCGCGGCTTCTACGTGAAATAGGCGCCAGGTGAGGCGACTACCGGGTTCGGTTCCGGCGATAGCAACGGCTCGCGCGAAGATCTAATTGGGCTAGAGGTTTTTCGCGATGATCGGGCCAGCCTGCTCGATCTGCCAGGGACGCGCCCCGCGCGCAGCCAGGAACTCGGGAACGAGGTCGGCTCCAATCGATTCGTCCCAGCACAGCCTTCTAAGCGTATCCGGCTGCAAGAGGTTCTCTACCGGCAGGTTCAGTTCCTCGGCGCGAGCAATCACGGCCGGTCGGACGGATTCCCAACGCTCGGCCGCATGCGGGGCGCGTTCGGCCCAGGTGCGCGGTGGCGGCGGAGCATCCGAAGCGGGGCCGCGGCTCGATGGCAGGGCATCTTCTGGCAGGGCCAGCGCGCGCCCAATCACTTCAAGCCACAATGGAGCCCGCGTGCGGGCCGCCTTCGTCGTGAACTCCCGGATGCGCAGCAGGTCCGGCACCGTTCGAGGTTGCTTGATGGCGGCGGCGACGATTGCGCGATCGGGCAGAATCCTCCCGGCGGCGACGTCTTGCCTGCGCGCGATTGAGTCTCGCGCCTCCCACAGTTCCCGTGCGACGCCGAGCGCTCGTCGGCCCTTGACATCGGTGATGCGCGAGGTTCGCCGCCACGGCTCGGGGCGCTGTTCGTGGGGTGGGGCCGCCAACTCGTGCGCAAATTCCTGATACGCCCACTCCAGCTTGCCCGCCGCGGCGAGCCGCTTTGCAAGTTCGTCACGCAACTCGATGAGGACCTCGACATCGAGCGCTGCATACACCAGCCAAGAATCCGGCAGCGGGCGGGTGGACCAGTCTGCCGCCGAGTGTTCTTTGGCAAGCGAGAGCCCGAGCAGATCGGCAACGACCGCGGCGAGGCCTACCCGCGGCATTCCCAAGAGGCGGGCGGCGAGCTCCGTATCGAAAATGCGGCGGGGCTCGATTCCCTGTTCGCGCAGCGGCCACAGGTCCTGTGTAGCTGCGTGGAAAACCCATTCGGCGTCGCCTGCGGCGTCGGTGAAGGAGTGCAAATCCGGGAGAGCGATCGGATCGAGCAAGACGGTGCCGGCTCCCGCTCTGCGCATCTGGACCAGGTAGTTATGCTGGCCGTAGCGGTAGCCGGAGGCCCGCTCAGCGTCGATCGCGATCGGGCCGGTGCCTGCGGCAAAGTCGGCTACCGCACCGCGCAACTGATGGGGGAGAGTAAGGACCGGCGGTACGCCGTCGGCGGGCGCGGTCAGCGGTGTAAGGCGCGGTTCGGCGGCGGTTTCGCTCATGACTTCACCACCGAGATCCGTTCCCGGCCGGGTTCCAATCCGGCACACATACACAATAATTCCGTCCAGGCCGTCAGGTGGGAACTGAAGTCATCGCCCTGCGGCGTCCACGACGCCCGCAGTTCAACCTCCACGGATTCGTGGGGGTCGTCAAGCACCCCGAAGCTGTGGGAGAGCGCGCGGGTCACCGTGCCTGCCCGCATGTGGTTCTCCGCCCCGCACATTTCCAGGGCATCATCGAGCCAATCCCACATGACCTGCGGGAGCAACGGATCCGCCGCCAGCTCCGGGTCCATGGTGGAACGGGCGAGCACCACAATCCGGAAGGACCCTCCCCACGACCCGTTGCCGTCGGGGTCGTGAAGCAGTACAAATCTGCCATCGCCGTGGTGTCTGTCTGCTGGACGCCCCGGACCGTGCACAACCCCGTCTGGCAGAATGTCTTGGACATCGCCGCTCAGCGCGACGGCAAACGGGGCAATGAGTTGCGGAGCACGGATCTCGGCTAGCTCTATCTCAGGCCGCGCCGCTGCCCCACGCAATGAATGCAGAGCCGCCATGAACTCTGCAGGCGTTTCGCGTGGCTGTGGTTCCCTCACTTTCTCAGCATAGGGTGTGCGGTCGCGTGGGTTGCGTAGGCGCGCGGATGCGAGGCGGTTGGGTCGCGGTGCGTGATTTTGCCGCCGGGCGGACTACGCTTGTGGGGGTGTTTCCGCCGTGGCGCTGCGACCGGCGCCCTTGGCGGGTGGAATCTGCACGATCAACGAGGGGAAGTAAACGGAATGGCTGAATTGGCACAGATCGGTGTGACCGGTCTTGCGGTCATGGGGCGCAACCTTGCGCGTAACATCGCACGACACGGATACCGGGTCGCCGTCCACAACCGGTCCTATGGGCGCACCGAGTCCCTCATCGCCGATCACGGCGACGAGGGAACATTCATTGCGTCCAAGGAAACCGCTGATTTTGTTGCGTCGATCGAACGGCCACGCAAGATCATCGTCATGGTGAAAGCTGGCGCTGCCACTGATGCCGTAATCGAAGACCTGCTCCCGCACCTGGATGAGGGCGACATCATCATCGATGCCGGAAACGCGCACTTCCCCGACACCATTCGGCGCGAGCACGACCTCGCGCAAAAGGGAATCCACTTCGTCGGCATGGGAGTTTCGGGTGGTGAGGAGGGTGCCCTCAACGGGCCTTCCATCATGCCGGGTGGAGCCAAGGAGTCGTACACGACGCTGGGGCCGATCCTCGAGGACATCTCCGCGAAGGTTGATGGTGTTCCTTGCGCGACGTATGTGGGTCCAGACGGCGCGGGGCACTTCGTCAAGATGGTCCATAACGGCATCGAGTACGCAGACATGCAGCTGATCGCCGAGGCGTACGACCTGCTGCGCCAGGGTCTCGGCCTCGAGGCGCCGGCCATCGGTGACATCTTTGCGCAGTGGAACAGCGGTGATCTGGAATCGTTCTTGATTGAGATCACCGCCGAAGTCTTGGGGCACACCGACGCCAAGACTGGCCGGCCGTTCGTAGACATCGTGCTCGACCAAGCCGAGCAGAAGGGGACCGGTCGCTGGACGGTTCAGAACGCCCTCGACTTGGGCGTTCCGATCACCGGCATCGCGGAAGCGACTTTCGCGCGGGCGCTTTCGGGGTCGGTCCCCCAACGCGTGGCCGCGCAGGCGGCGTTGCCCGCCAACGCGGGGCAGTGGGATATCTCAGACCGCGACGCGTTTATCGAGGACGTCCGCCGCGCACTCTACGCGTCAAAGGTGGTCGCATACTCCCAAGGGTTCGATCAGATCGCTGCCGCGTCGGCCGAACACGACTGGAA
This is a stretch of genomic DNA from Rarobacter incanus. It encodes these proteins:
- the pflA gene encoding pyruvate formate-lyase-activating protein, encoding MGAGTTGLAVTDVDHKDRLNMMRTGQLGSVHSWELVTAVDGPGTRMTVFMAGCPLRCLYCHNPDTFKMKDGEPVTADTLIKKLKRYRPVFKATGGGVTLSGGEVLMQPRFAATILKGAHDLGIHTCIDTSGYLGANCTDEMLQNIDLVLLDVKSGIPETYKATTGRELQPTIDFGDRLAAAGIEVWARFVLVPGLTDAYDNVEAVADIIARWPDNVSRVEVLPFHQMGRDKWESLGYKYQLEDTEPPEPELVERVRDQFRARGFYVK
- a CDS encoding HRDC domain-containing protein translates to MSETAAEPRLTPLTAPADGVPPVLTLPHQLRGAVADFAAGTGPIAIDAERASGYRYGQHNYLVQMRRAGAGTVLLDPIALPDLHSFTDAAGDAEWVFHAATQDLWPLREQGIEPRRIFDTELAARLLGMPRVGLAAVVADLLGLSLAKEHSAADWSTRPLPDSWLVYAALDVEVLIELRDELAKRLAAAGKLEWAYQEFAHELAAPPHEQRPEPWRRTSRITDVKGRRALGVARELWEARDSIARRQDVAAGRILPDRAIVAAAIKQPRTVPDLLRIREFTTKAARTRAPLWLEVIGRALALPEDALPSSRGPASDAPPPPRTWAERAPHAAERWESVRPAVIARAEELNLPVENLLQPDTLRRLCWDESIGADLVPEFLAARGARPWQIEQAGPIIAKNL
- a CDS encoding DUF3000 domain-containing protein — its product is MREPQPRETPAEFMAALHSLRGAAARPEIELAEIRAPQLIAPFAVALSGDVQDILPDGVVHGPGRPADRHHGDGRFVLLHDPDGNGSWGGSFRIVVLARSTMDPELAADPLLPQVMWDWLDDALEMCGAENHMRAGTVTRALSHSFGVLDDPHESVEVELRASWTPQGDDFSSHLTAWTELLCMCAGLEPGRERISVVKS
- the gndA gene encoding NADP-dependent phosphogluconate dehydrogenase — its product is MAELAQIGVTGLAVMGRNLARNIARHGYRVAVHNRSYGRTESLIADHGDEGTFIASKETADFVASIERPRKIIVMVKAGAATDAVIEDLLPHLDEGDIIIDAGNAHFPDTIRREHDLAQKGIHFVGMGVSGGEEGALNGPSIMPGGAKESYTTLGPILEDISAKVDGVPCATYVGPDGAGHFVKMVHNGIEYADMQLIAEAYDLLRQGLGLEAPAIGDIFAQWNSGDLESFLIEITAEVLGHTDAKTGRPFVDIVLDQAEQKGTGRWTVQNALDLGVPITGIAEATFARALSGSVPQRVAAQAALPANAGQWDISDRDAFIEDVRRALYASKVVAYSQGFDQIAAASAEHDWNIDRGAMARIWRGGCIIRAKFLNRITEAYERQPELPLLLADEYFAKVVGDGLESWRRIVALAASNGVPVPAFSSSLSYYDGVRANRLPANLIQAQRDFFGAHTYHRTDAPGVYHTEWSGDRSETQES